A section of the Streptomyces sp. Je 1-369 genome encodes:
- a CDS encoding succinate dehydrogenase iron-sulfur subunit produces the protein MATPTMDKLEALEADNGSHLITVTFRIRRFNPEVSADATWEDFQLEIDPKERVLDGLHKIKWELDGTLTFRRSCAHGICGSDAMRINGKNRLACKTLIKDINPAKPITVEPIKGLTVLKDLVVDMDPFFQAYRDVMPFLVTTGNEPTRERLQTAEDRERFDDTTKCILCAACTSSCPVFWNDGQYFGPAAIVNAHRFIFDSRDEAGEQRLEILNDKDGVWRCRTTFNCTDACPRGIEVTKAIQEVKRALITRRF, from the coding sequence ATGGCTACCCCGACGATGGACAAGCTCGAGGCCCTCGAAGCGGACAACGGCTCGCACCTGATCACGGTGACGTTCCGCATCCGCCGCTTCAACCCTGAGGTCTCGGCGGACGCCACTTGGGAAGACTTCCAGCTGGAGATCGACCCCAAGGAGCGCGTCCTCGACGGCCTCCACAAGATCAAGTGGGAGCTGGACGGGACGCTCACGTTCCGCCGCTCCTGCGCGCACGGCATCTGCGGCTCGGACGCCATGCGGATCAACGGCAAGAACCGTCTTGCCTGCAAGACCCTGATCAAGGACATCAACCCGGCCAAGCCGATCACGGTCGAGCCGATCAAGGGTCTGACGGTCCTGAAGGACCTGGTCGTCGACATGGACCCGTTCTTCCAGGCGTACCGCGACGTCATGCCGTTCCTGGTGACGACGGGCAACGAGCCGACGCGCGAGCGTCTGCAGACCGCCGAGGACCGCGAGCGCTTCGACGACACGACCAAGTGCATCCTGTGCGCCGCGTGCACGTCGTCGTGCCCGGTGTTCTGGAACGACGGCCAGTACTTCGGCCCGGCCGCGATCGTCAACGCGCACCGCTTCATCTTCGACAGCCGTGACGAGGCGGGCGAGCAGCGCCTGGAGATCCTCAACGACAAGGACGGCGTGTGGCGTTGCCGCACGACGTTCAACTGCACGGACGCCTGCCCGCGTGGCATCGAGGTCACGAAGGCGATCCAGGAAGTGAAGCGCGCGCTGATCACGCGCCGCTTCTGA